One window of the Gemmatimonadota bacterium genome contains the following:
- a CDS encoding nucleotidyl transferase AbiEii/AbiGii toxin family protein, producing the protein MTDPDLIALFIGPLEETEIPYMVTGGVAAVIYGDPRFTRDIDIVLELRPVDTRRLAAAFGGGDFYVPPEEVLQEESNRSRGGHFNIIHRDTALRADVYLAGNDPLHAWAFVRRRRVTTEGLAIWIAPIEYVILRKLACYRDSRSDRHLRDVAMMLRISRDAVDEAELVRWLTNLDLGGPMEEAERFRT; encoded by the coding sequence GTGACCGACCCTGACCTGATCGCCCTCTTCATCGGGCCACTGGAGGAGACCGAAATCCCGTACATGGTCACCGGTGGTGTGGCGGCCGTGATCTACGGGGACCCTCGCTTCACCCGCGATATCGACATCGTCCTCGAGTTGCGACCGGTCGACACGCGACGACTTGCGGCCGCATTCGGAGGCGGGGACTTTTATGTGCCGCCCGAAGAAGTCCTGCAGGAAGAGTCCAACCGAAGCCGCGGCGGGCATTTCAACATCATCCACAGAGACACCGCCCTTCGCGCGGACGTCTACCTCGCCGGAAACGACCCCCTCCACGCGTGGGCGTTCGTGCGTAGGCGACGCGTGACCACGGAGGGACTGGCGATCTGGATTGCGCCGATCGAGTACGTCATCCTGCGAAAGCTGGCATGCTACCGCGACTCAAGATCCGATCGCCACCTCCGTGACGTGGCGATGATGCTTCGCATCAGCCGAGACGCCGTGGACGAGGCCGAACTCGTGCGGTGGCTCACCAACTTGGACCTGGGCGGACCCATGGAGGAAGCGGAGCGATTCCGGACCTGA
- a CDS encoding succinate dehydrogenase: protein MAEIVSSLPRAGSFGETARPDTWWLKPLGIFLALSAFVVYATWAAFQGEHYSFGPYLSPFYSPELFGDSSHALFGPRPGWWPGWLPFSPAFLILWAPGGFRLTCYYYRGAYYKAFWADPSACGVSEPRKGYRGERSFPLILQNVHRYFLYLALVFVVILSHDAWKALWFENPATGAVEFGLGVGSLVLLVNVILLGGYTLGCHSLRHLVGGRLSRISGRPVQAASYQCVSCLNRKHMIWAWMSLFWVAFSDIYVRLLSMGIWTDLRLF from the coding sequence ATGGCGGAAATAGTGTCTTCACTGCCCCGCGCCGGAAGCTTCGGCGAGACGGCCAGGCCGGATACCTGGTGGCTCAAGCCCCTGGGGATCTTCCTCGCCCTGTCAGCCTTCGTGGTCTATGCGACCTGGGCGGCGTTCCAGGGCGAGCACTATTCCTTCGGACCGTACCTCTCCCCCTTCTACTCCCCGGAGCTTTTCGGGGACTCGTCGCACGCCCTGTTCGGCCCCAGGCCGGGATGGTGGCCCGGGTGGCTCCCCTTCTCCCCCGCCTTCCTGATCCTCTGGGCGCCCGGCGGATTCCGGCTCACCTGCTATTACTACCGGGGCGCATACTACAAGGCATTCTGGGCGGACCCGTCCGCCTGCGGGGTCTCCGAGCCACGGAAGGGATACCGGGGCGAGCGTTCCTTCCCACTGATCCTCCAGAACGTGCATCGGTATTTCCTCTATCTGGCGCTCGTCTTCGTGGTAATCCTTTCCCATGATGCGTGGAAGGCGCTCTGGTTCGAGAACCCGGCCACCGGCGCGGTGGAGTTCGGCCTGGGGGTGGGCTCCCTCGTCCTCCTCGTGAACGTGATCCTGCTCGGGGGCTACACCCTCGGTTGCCACTCCCTCCGGCACCTCGTCGGCGGCCGCCTCTCGCGCATCTCCGGACGCCCCGTCCAGGCCGCGTCCTACCAATGCGTCTCGTGCCTCAACCGCAAGCACATGATCTGGGCCTGGATGAGCCTCTTTTGGGTCGCGTTCTCGGACATCTACGTGCGACTCCTCTCCATGGGCATCTGGACCGACCTGAGACTCTTCTGA
- a CDS encoding fumarate reductase/succinate dehydrogenase flavoprotein subunit encodes MAEYRTHEYDVLIIGAGGAGLRAAIEASGHGARVGVVSKSLLGKAHTVMAEGGVAAALANVDERDGWRVHFADTMRGGQYLNNWRMAELHAREAPERVRELEAWGALFDRTDDGRILQRNFGGHAYPRLAHVGDRTGLEMIRTLQDHGIHQGMSVHMECTVTRLLTDGARVAGAFAYDRERGRFLVFRAGAVVLATGGFGKAYRITSNSWEYTGDGQTLAYDTGADLLDMEFVQFHPTGMVWPPSVRGILVTEGVRGEGGVLRNSAGRRFMFDDIPELYKGQTADSEEEGWRYCTGDPTARRPPELLTRDHVARCILREVAEGRGSPHGGAFLDISWIGEKMANHEEHIRRKLPGMYHQFKELAEIDITKEPMEVGPTTHYAMGGVRVDPETQMSTVAGLFAAGECAAGLHGANRLGGNSLSDLIVFGKRAGEYAARFAKEHGPGTFDPAAAEAAEREALAPFHREAANGENPYQVQYDLQEMMQDRVGIIRHAEKLQSALEALEQLRERAGRALAPGSREYNAGWHTALDLHNLLTVSEAVTRAALLRQESRGAQSRDDYRGKDPEWGKLNLVVRKEAGGAMEVERIPTRPLPDELAKIIEEMG; translated from the coding sequence ATGGCAGAATACCGGACACACGAATACGACGTCCTCATCATCGGAGCGGGTGGAGCCGGTCTTCGGGCCGCGATCGAGGCCTCCGGGCACGGTGCGAGAGTTGGGGTCGTAAGCAAGTCGCTCCTCGGGAAAGCCCACACGGTCATGGCCGAAGGGGGCGTTGCGGCCGCGCTCGCGAACGTGGACGAGCGGGACGGCTGGCGGGTCCACTTCGCCGACACGATGCGGGGAGGCCAGTACCTGAACAACTGGCGGATGGCGGAACTCCATGCCCGGGAGGCGCCCGAGCGCGTGCGCGAACTCGAGGCCTGGGGAGCGCTCTTCGATCGCACCGATGACGGGAGGATCCTCCAGCGAAATTTCGGGGGACACGCCTATCCCCGGCTGGCGCATGTGGGGGACCGCACCGGGCTCGAGATGATCCGGACTCTCCAGGACCACGGGATCCACCAAGGGATGTCGGTCCACATGGAGTGTACCGTGACTCGGCTCCTCACGGACGGGGCAAGGGTCGCCGGGGCATTTGCGTACGATCGGGAGCGAGGCCGATTCCTCGTCTTCCGGGCGGGCGCCGTGGTCCTCGCCACCGGAGGCTTCGGAAAGGCCTACCGTATCACCTCGAACTCGTGGGAATACACCGGGGACGGCCAGACCCTTGCATACGACACGGGCGCGGACCTCCTCGACATGGAGTTCGTCCAGTTCCACCCGACCGGGATGGTCTGGCCGCCTTCCGTCCGCGGGATCCTCGTGACGGAAGGGGTGAGGGGAGAAGGGGGCGTCCTCCGCAACAGTGCGGGGCGCCGCTTCATGTTCGACGACATCCCCGAACTCTACAAAGGTCAGACGGCGGACTCGGAGGAGGAGGGTTGGCGTTACTGCACCGGGGATCCGACCGCCCGCCGCCCCCCGGAGCTCCTCACCCGCGATCACGTGGCGCGCTGCATCCTTCGCGAGGTCGCGGAGGGACGAGGGAGCCCGCACGGCGGGGCGTTCCTGGACATCTCCTGGATCGGCGAGAAGATGGCGAACCACGAGGAGCACATCCGTCGCAAGCTCCCGGGGATGTACCACCAGTTCAAGGAGCTCGCGGAGATCGACATCACGAAGGAGCCGATGGAGGTGGGCCCCACGACCCACTATGCGATGGGGGGAGTTCGGGTCGACCCCGAAACCCAGATGTCGACCGTGGCGGGGCTTTTCGCGGCGGGGGAGTGCGCCGCGGGGCTCCACGGGGCGAACCGGCTGGGGGGCAACTCCCTGTCGGACCTCATCGTCTTCGGGAAGCGCGCGGGGGAATACGCAGCCCGCTTCGCGAAGGAACATGGCCCCGGGACCTTCGATCCCGCCGCGGCCGAGGCCGCCGAACGCGAGGCGCTCGCCCCCTTCCACCGGGAGGCGGCGAACGGAGAAAACCCGTATCAGGTCCAATACGATCTCCAGGAGATGATGCAGGACCGCGTCGGCATCATCCGGCATGCCGAGAAGCTGCAGTCCGCATTGGAGGCGCTGGAACAGCTCCGGGAGCGCGCGGGGCGGGCTCTCGCCCCGGGAAGCCGGGAGTACAACGCCGGATGGCACACCGCGCTCGACCTCCACAACCTCCTCACCGTGTCGGAGGCCGTCACCCGGGCGGCCCTCCTTCGCCAGGAGAGTCGCGGAGCACAGTCGAGGGACGACTACCGCGGGAAGGACCCCGAATGGGGGAAGCTCAATCTGGTCGTGCGGAAGGAAGCGGGGGGCGCCATGGAGGTGGAACGCATCCCTACCCGTCCCCTCCCCGACGAGCTCGCCAAGATCATCGAGGAGATGGGATGA
- a CDS encoding succinate dehydrogenase/fumarate reductase iron-sulfur subunit, with the protein MMAQATFRIWRGNSGGGELQDFTLDVSEGMVVLDAVHRIQAEQAPDLAVRWNCKAGKCGSCSAEVNGMPKLMCMTRLSSLPMERPVTIHPMKAFPVMKDLVCDVSWNYEVKKRIPPFRPRAPDAPDGTWRMDQRDVDRVMEFRKCIECYLCQDVCHVLREHHKHDEFIGPRFLVYAAALEMHPLDEGTRARLLWEEGGIGYCNITKCCTAVCPEGIHITDNAIIPLKERVVDEVFDPISRALRVLTGRRGAAT; encoded by the coding sequence ATGATGGCCCAGGCCACTTTTCGTATCTGGCGGGGAAACTCCGGAGGCGGAGAGCTCCAGGACTTCACCCTAGACGTGAGCGAGGGGATGGTCGTCCTGGATGCCGTCCACCGCATACAGGCGGAGCAGGCCCCGGACTTGGCGGTCCGCTGGAACTGCAAGGCGGGAAAGTGTGGCTCGTGCTCGGCCGAGGTGAACGGAATGCCGAAGCTCATGTGCATGACCCGCCTGAGCTCGCTCCCCATGGAGCGTCCCGTGACGATTCATCCAATGAAGGCGTTCCCCGTGATGAAGGACCTCGTCTGCGACGTGTCGTGGAACTACGAGGTGAAGAAGCGGATTCCGCCTTTCCGCCCTCGCGCTCCGGACGCACCGGACGGGACCTGGCGGATGGACCAGCGGGACGTGGATCGGGTGATGGAGTTTCGCAAGTGCATCGAGTGTTACCTCTGCCAGGACGTGTGCCATGTCCTGCGGGAGCATCACAAGCACGACGAGTTCATCGGGCCGCGATTCCTCGTGTACGCCGCCGCGCTCGAGATGCATCCACTGGATGAAGGGACCCGCGCCCGGCTCCTCTGGGAGGAAGGGGGGATCGGGTACTGTAACATCACGAAGTGCTGCACCGCCGTCTGTCCCGAGGGAATCCACATCACCGACAACGCGATCATTCCGCTCAAGGAGCGCGTCGTGGATGAGGTGTTCGACCCCATCTCTCGAGCCCTGCGCGTCCTCACCGGGCGGCGCGGCGCGGCGACTTGA